Proteins encoded by one window of Massilia sp. NR 4-1:
- a CDS encoding SEL1-like repeat protein, with amino-acid sequence MELFNKSGALLAAVLVMVGALIACQAKEDSVPPAQVIEAAAQALSVNGGAAAERRLREWAEQGSVVARRELGLLYQAKQARRAEAVQLLEQAALAGDSEAAFQLAEIYRAGQPFNAKAAEKAHPWYLQAARHNHPKAALTLASLASSGKGVARDEEEAAKWADIAASLKAGSTSAAHGWSGY; translated from the coding sequence ATGGAATTATTTAACAAGTCCGGCGCGCTCTTGGCGGCGGTACTGGTGATGGTGGGCGCCCTGATCGCCTGCCAGGCGAAGGAAGATAGCGTGCCGCCGGCCCAGGTGATCGAGGCGGCGGCGCAGGCGCTGAGCGTCAACGGCGGCGCCGCCGCCGAACGCCGCCTGCGCGAATGGGCCGAGCAAGGCTCGGTGGTGGCCCGCCGCGAACTGGGCCTGCTCTACCAGGCCAAGCAGGCGCGCCGCGCCGAAGCCGTCCAGCTGCTGGAACAGGCGGCCTTGGCCGGCGATTCCGAAGCGGCCTTCCAGCTGGCCGAAATCTACCGGGCCGGCCAGCCCTTCAACGCCAAGGCGGCCGAGAAAGCCCACCCCTGGTATTTGCAGGCGGCGCGCCACAACCATCCCAAAGCCGCCCTGACCCTGGCATCCCTGGCCAGCAGCGGCAAAGGCGTGGCCCGCGACGAGGAAGAGGCCGCCAAATGGGCCGATATCGCCGCCAGCCTGAAGGCCGGCAGCACCAGCGCCGCCCACGGCTGGAGCGGCTACTGA